CAAACGAGGCAAGCATGACATTAATGGAAGCAACTGGGATAGAGTGCATGTAAAATTTCATCTATTTTCCTTCTCAATAACTCATGTGAAAGAGCAAATGAATCGCCCCATCTTTGGTAAACGGATTCAGCACACACATTCAAAGAGCACAGTGGATATAAGTCTTGTCAAATATCACCAGCAAACACTCCATTACCGAAAATGTTGTCTATAACCGCCACAAGGAATTGTAAccttgaagaggaaaaaaagacatTTAACTTCTGAAATTTCATTCACAGTCCACAGCTAGGGTTGGGTTCATCATTGAAATCACTCCTGCTTCATCAAGCAAGGCCAGATAGAGACCGTAGTTTACCAACTATCGAGTCAATATGAGAATGAGAGCCTCCAGTAGCTGCAAACATAAGATGTTTTGGCGCCTGTGCTCTATCAAAATAGAATGCACCAGAGACCAATTTGTCTTTCGGCTGTAAAGCCAACCAAATAATTGTGTCAGCACCTTCCTCTTTAGTCCTGAGCTTTTCAGAGAGCCTTGTCAAACaataagaaagataaataatCAGAGTAAAAAATAAAGCCAAGTAAATAGGAGGCAGTGAACTAAGAAAGTAACTGCAAACAAAAGATTGCCATACGATTTAGAGAAACCAGGCAAGCTCCTGGCAACACCCGGCGTCTCAGCCCAACCAGGGTGCATCGAGTAGAAGCCAATCCCTCTCTCCTTGTGTACCTCAGCCCACTTTTCTGTTAGCGCTACCTAATAGAGGAGATAAGAGTTAACGATGACTATGGATAGCAACTTCGTCTAGATGAAGCTTCATGCGGAAAGCACaacctttttaaaatattatggcAATTCACAACCACGTCTCTCTTCCAAACATCAGATTATCCATTCGTGTATGTTCAAAAGTTTTCATCAAGTTTAAGAATTTGTATTGTACTTGAATCTGTTGAAACTTGTCAGATCAAATTCTTTATTATGATCACTATTATCTGAGTCAAATGGAACTCTAGTAAAGTCTTAGCAAACCCGACCAAATTAATTCGTAGAACGTGCCTCTAACCTGAAGAAGAGGACCTGAGCAGATAGGCAACACTCTTTAAGTACGGGGAAGGCAGTTCAAAGGGAAATACCAGAATCAttaaatatcacattttccTTCGAAGGAAGGACGTATCTGTGTAGAGCATATTACAGATCTTAACAAAGTAACATCTACAATACGGTTATTATGTCCTTCCATTGGTACCTTAACAATGGAAAAATATTGCTTTTCGTCCACTTTCAGGCCTTTTCTAATCATGTACCTATACCTTTTATTTGTCTAATCAAATTCTCAATATTTTTACGAAGTCTCTATGACACTGAATCTGACCAGACTTAGCGGACAAGGCCGTCAGACAAAGCCAAAGTATGATGCAAATAAATATGTGGATGCCCTAATGAATATGTGTGGAAAAATTTACAGAATGTAGACAGTGTCAGAGTATGATGTCGATAGAGTTTAGCTAACGAAGACAGGCACATAATTgtccaaattgaaaaaaatttatccacgtcACATTATGACATCATCTAACGACCAGGTTGATTGTAATAGGTTGGATTTGGTGTTAAGAGGGACTTGATAGAAAATTTGTGAAAGTAGGACTTGATTAGACAAATTACAATAAAAGTGCAAGGAATTGATAAGGAAAAGGTGTGAGTATAGGAAcggaaagaaatttttttctttcacaaatGAAGCAGATTATGTGGTGCTTCTATCAAGCCAAAAGTAGGTCAAATGCCCTAGGCTATGGCAAAACAATACAGGACAACACTTGCCTTAGTTTGTTTCATTAAAGAAGTACAGTTCTCATATAAGTTTCTTTCACAATCATATCTCTGCGGCTTTGACACCCCTTACTGTATTTTTCAAGAACTACTCTAACAACCCCTTTTTTAGTCAGTTTCTGAAATAAAGATGGTCAAAATGAGAGAAGTAGTTTTTGAATATACAGAGGAGCAGTTTGAGTAGCTTATGAAACTACAGGGTGTCCAAATAATTTGACCAACACTGAAGGGCATCAGAGTAAGGTCTCCAAGTAAGTTGATCAAAACTCAAAGGATGTCCACCCATAGAAATAACTACAGAATCTCAAAAATCGACGAGGATCCATGCAAACCCCTAATAAGGGATTTTCACAAACATAACCAGTATGTATCATGGAGTTTgtacaaagagaaaatttgacATGTTGATGAAACAAGAGAGTGGGACTGTATTGCTCAAATAGCCCACTTAAGAGTAATGCACCTCAAGGGACACCCAACACTCAACCTCAACTATTTCGGAGATGGTCATGAATTTGGAGGAACTCACCAAAGAATCCAAGTTACCAACGTTCTGAAGTCAGTAAGTTCATATTAGGCCATTCAATTAGGAAACAATTAGATAACAGAATATTGGTTCACAAGAGAGAGTATGTGATTCATCACTAGAAGAGTTTgtacaaagagaaaatttgacATGGTGATGAAACAACAGAGTGGGACTGTATTGCTCAAATAGCCCACTTAAGAGTAATGCCCgcccccctttttctctttcacaaccaaaaaaaaaaaaaaaaaaaaatcacacaaaataaagaagaattgACTAGTGATTTGGTGACATTGCTAACCTGAACTCTCTTGTTTCGAGCATATTGCTCCACCCCATCAAAGTTGGCATCACTATACTGCAgaaaaaaaacacttaaaatTCAGGACAACAAATAGGAAACTTAAATAATATTCCAAGTGCACAAAAGATGCTGAGTAGCTGACCTCTAGATCAGTGGTCAAAGGACTTGTATACATTCCACCCGAAGAAACAGTGATGACTCGAGCATCAGGTGCCGCTTTTTCAAGCAAAGGCAACATTAACTCTGTCATTGCAAAAGTTCCTAATACATTCACTGCAAAGTTCGACTCCAACCTGAACTTCCAGAAAATGTAGGAAACAAAATAAGTCAATGCTTCTAAAGGAGACCataacacaaattcatcaactCTGACAAAGAAAAAGCTTGGAAATGCACCCTTCTGGTGTGGTGATCCGCTTATGCTCAAGCAAGCCAGCATTGTTGACCTGATCATGACATTAGACGTATCAGACTTTATCGGCAATATTGAGGAAGACATAGCTATGACAACTTGCAAAATATCTACACTTGATTTTAGCATAGGTTAGAATGATCACACTTACGCGTTCTCTTGGGGCTACCCCTAGGAGCACAGGTATCTCGGGCAATTACCTGGTACGTGTAAAACAGGAGGACCACCACACTATATGGGGATTATCGAATGCTCAAAGAGTCCCGGACACCCCATgatgtgaaaatgaaaaaagaaaaaaagaaaaataatttgccATATAATTCACATAGCGCTTTCTTATTGCATATCAACTGGGCTAGTTGAAAAGAACGGGCAAGGGGAAAAATCACACAGATTGAGAAATCCTAAATAATCAAGCACTAAAAGGCCAGTATGCAGGCAGACACAAATATCTGTGCATGTTCTTAccaattatatatgtatataaacaCACATATGCAACCCACGAGCATTAGAGTGGGAGATTGAAAACCAAACGGAGACTTACCAAGACATGAAGAGGCAAATCCTTTGAAGAAAATCTGGATGCAAATGACTTGATCTCGTTGACAGAGGAAAGATCACATACCTGCACACTAGATTAGTGAGGCATCAACTCACAAGCAATCGAATATCTATGTAACTGGTGATCTACTCGATCATCCAGAAGTATGACTTCTGAAGACCAACAACAAGCAAACACCAAAAATCCTTCCATAAGAATATCTCgagacaaatgaaaaataataaatggaaactACCGCATACCTCCAAATGCACATTTGGGTTTCCCGTAGTAGATTTTATCAAAGAGAGGGCAGCTTCGCCTCTCTCCTTGTTGCGGCAGATCATATAAACATTAGCCCCACTGAAAGGATAAATTGCACtcaaaattatttgataatttatgactaaaatgaGAAGTTCCCTTAGAGATTGCTAAACAAGCATTCACACATGAGAAAGCAAAGTAAGCACTTGAATAACACAGTTGAAAACAAAATACCGTGAAGCAAGACCCTCTGCAGTCGCATAACCAAGTCCAGAATTAGCTCCTGTAACTATGCAATTCTTCCCTTCTATTCGAGCCTCCATCTCTTCTGACTTGAACTTCTTCGCGTGTTCGCTGAAGAGCAAGTGAATCAACGAGATAAGAGAAATCTCACCAAAAAGGCGAAAATCAAATGACAATGTCCATATGGAAACTCGACTACAGAAGGAACTGCACACATTCTATCTGGCTGCATGTGTGTGCTTCTGAACATATTTTCGTGTACTTATGCCTGTACATGTTCACAGGCACACACAGCTGCATTAATTTGGACAAGCACACCCTGCGCATACACGGGAGCCCGGCCGCCGATTTCAAGTTGCCAATCACCATCTTCAGTGCCGGGGACATACAATTGAGTCACTGACTCGAAAACTACTGCAACATCTAGGCACAGGGGCGGACTCATGAGTATGTCGGGTGCAAATTACGTCATTTGAATTCTATATTCCGCGACAGTTCCCGTGAAATTTCTCTATTTCGGCCCAGTACAAGGATTTGACTAAGTGTTCATTTTTTCACCCCACTGCCCCTAAGTCTAAGATACTGCAAGGCAACAAACGAAATTGCATAACCTCTCTCACTCCCGCATCTCCCAAAACGATGAAACGAATAAAAGCCCAGAAGACCAAATCAAAGCATAAAAAATGAGGGCGATCCTACTACTCACGCGAAGCCGGGCTTGGTGAAATTGAGGTACCCATATACCCCGAAAGCCGTCGATCTCCATGCCTGCTCGTGCAAAAAGACAAACTAtggataagaagaagaagaaaagctcaCGTCTTTGGAAAATGCGCGGACGCATCGGCTtcgagaggaggagggagagggtggTGATGGAAGTACCTTGAGGAGGAACATGGCGAGCGAAGCGAGAGAGATGTGGAGTCGAATTTGCAGTGTTCCCATGAACCTGGGACGTTGGCTACATTGCGGCCGTGGCGCCGTCGGGCGTTGAGTTCGACTGTAGCGTCCGTCTCGCCGTGCGCCACGTAGGATACAATCCCACCGCTCCTTTGGAGGAGGGGTCGTCTCTAATTTTATTCTTCTGgaacttatttttttatgcgaatttatttattttattcctaattTGTGTTCGAATAGTTCCTGTTCCTAttcggattgaaattaatcgtaATTCAAGAGGACCAACCGCCAAATAGGGACCATCCAAGCCCGACACGCATTATAGATTGAGCGACTTTCAGAGTTTATCGGTTCCATTTCGAAAAAGGGGCGACGTGTGGATACGCAAAATCATGTTGTGAGCGATGTAACTTATCCATATACGCTCGATTTTAGGACTTCATTATGTTCAATCACCTACTTACATATTTGCACATCCTCTGGAGGTATGATATTTACCCACAAAAGCAGCGGTTAGAGAACAAATTCATGACTTGGGGTGCTTTAGGGGTCTGGATAAGTGTGAGAAATTCATGACTTGGGAAGGCTTATTTTGTGGAAAGAAATGTCATTTCGTGAATAAGTCGACAAATATAACTGATATGATGATGCAAAGTAGTCGTCAAAGTTAAAGTAGAGATATGAAAGTTTAAAGTAGGACATGTACTAATTCCCCATTGGATAAGGGAGCGATTTCGATATTTCTGTGGAGACCGCCAAAAAACAATTTCACTGTCATatattcaaaaatcaaaaaatggaatttttttttatattgattgaCTTCTGAAAAAGTTAGTAAGTGTAAATTAAACCgttggtaaaaaattaaaaaaaaaagttaccgTTCACTCAATTTTTCAGTAATTTGTTCGTAACTTACTgtcaattttatgaaattaattTGAGTTTCTTATGAACGTTTACttgtgtagtttttttttttttagatttggcTTCATCATAAACAAATAATAGGCTCTAAAAAAAACGAGTAAATGGTTTTAAGCCAACAAATGAAGATTGGTTTACCAAGATCCTTTAGATTTGCGTGGAAAGACCCCATCTGATTATGAAGCCAGATTCCATAACTGGAAATTCAATAAGCAGCGAGCCTAATGGAGATGGCTTTAGGGCGATATAGACGAACAAATGAATCGCATCAAACTATTTAAGAATCCACAATCAGTCGAGCGACGGGAATGTTAAATGAGTAAAGGCATAATAATGTTAGACAACATACTTGCTCGGATCAATAAGGAGGAGAGTTCGTGCCTGGCCAATGAATGGAACCTACATTTGGTAAAAGAGTTCTCTTGCCGAGGCACCTCACACCGGCAGCAAGTCAAGAAGACGAAGTATTTACAGAGGTTTGGTGAGCTGATGAGCCGCAACTTCGAAGATTTTCCATCCCAGCACTCCACACACTCGACGAGGCCGAGGGCAATTTCGTCAACGAGTGTCCTTTCACGCGTACGGGACGATCATTCTTCGGTCATGCAAAGGGCCCCAATATTGAACTTTGGCGGTGAAATGGGCGCGGGCAGCATCGTCTTCCCACTCCAACTTGGCCCACCAGTCGGCCTCCACACGGACCTCTTCCAAGCTTCCCCGTGCGCTGTTCGAGTCCAACGGCAACTTTCCCAGACGAGGGCACTTGGCAATTCGGAGGGATTTCAGTAGAGGAAAGGGTAGAGTCCGTTCGCAAATGCTCGTTAAATTTGGAAGATCGCTGATGTCTAGGCGTTCGAGACGTGAGAATAGTCCCGAAACAACTAATTCCTCCGGTGCAAATCCATCCCCATGATTTTCTCCATCGAATTGCATTGTTTGATGATCAATTCCTGAAGTTTCGGAACGTGAACAAGCCATGGCAAGTCCAGAAACCCACACTTTCCGACCGCAACAGTAACGAGATTGGGAAAGCAAGAGCAGTCGGGCACTCGTCCTACTTCTTGAGTAATCTTGATCTCCCTGAGCATGTCGCAATAAGATATACAAAGCTTCTTTAAATGCCAAAAACCACTGCTGCCTTTTGGTAAGCAACTTATTGGGATGTAGGTCAGGTCTTGGCAAGTGGTAAGCCAGACTATTTTTATGCTTCTCTGTA
The window above is part of the Eucalyptus grandis isolate ANBG69807.140 chromosome 6, ASM1654582v1, whole genome shotgun sequence genome. Proteins encoded here:
- the LOC104450811 gene encoding dehydrogenase/reductase SDR family member 12: MGTLQIRLHISLASLAMFLLKAWRSTAFGVYGYLNFTKPGFAEHAKKFKSEEMEARIEGKNCIVTGANSGLGYATAEGLASRGANVYMICRNKERGEAALSLIKSTTGNPNVHLEVCDLSSVNEIKSFASRFSSKDLPLHVLVNNAGLLEHKRITTPEGLESNFAVNVLGTFAMTELMLPLLEKAAPDARVITVSSGGMYTSPLTTDLEYSDANFDGVEQYARNKRVQVALTEKWAEVHKERGIGFYSMHPGWAETPGVARSLPGFSKSLSEKLRTKEEGADTIIWLALQPKDKLVSGAFYFDRAQAPKHLMFAATGGSHSHIDSIVGKLRSLSGLA